Genomic window (Onychomys torridus chromosome 5, mOncTor1.1, whole genome shotgun sequence):
GGTAGGAGCCACCAGGCCTAGCTTGGTGTCCACACTCTCAATGAGCAAACTGTGCAACACTGAATTCTACCTTGAAGAAACCCACAGGGAAagcaagggggaggggggaagaaagtgtcccaggcagagctgggaagagcAGGTCTTCAAGGAAGATGCTGGtgtagacagagaggaagaggctCATTCTCCTCTAAGAACGCAAGAAGTCTACAGAGTGACTCTCCCTGAATCACAGCCCCTAAGGAGAGGAGGTAGAATGAAATGGCGGGTGCAGCTCTTGGCCTAGTTTCCAGGACACACCTCTCACACAGAGAGTTCCTGCCTCCATCGGCAGAGATGGGCAGCTTCTCCACCAAATGAAGCACCTGAGGGACAGGTGTGGGATAGGGCCTCCCCGCCCATGCATCTCCCCTTCCTGAGTTCTTGAACAGGCAAACATTTACCCTCCAGGTAGCCAGTCCCCTCAGGCGCGGTTGCCTTGTGAAGGCTGAGCAGTCTTAAGACTGTCCTCGTCCCAGGCACAGCTCCTGTGTGGCCTCAGGACAGTTCCTAGAGCACACTTCTGCATGGCTCGGCTGGCAGGCCTTTTGCAGGTACCTGCAGCCTGAAAGccctccccacatcctctccctcTCTGGTCCAGGTACGCGGGCAGCAATTCTGCGACGTTCTactcacaagaaaaagaaaacctcaggAAGGAAACTGCTTCTGGTCAGGTGGCTCAAagatgtgaatttttaaaaggtgatGCAAAAGCTTAAACCTCACACTTACTTGAACACAAGCTACATCCGACAGACACTGTAAATTAAAGGGAGGTGAGAACAGCTGGGGAAATGGAACCAGCAAAGAAAGTAGGATTACCTTTCCAAGGTGAAGGCTGCCCGGAAAAAAGCTTGCAGAAGCAGCAATGGGAACAGTTCTACAGGAAAGATGCTTTTCAATCCTATGTTCTTCTACCTTGCCAGGAGGACAGCATATTAAGACTTGGGGAAGGGGTTGGGGCAAATATTTCTTGGTGAAGACTGGGAAACTGAAAACATAGTGGCCTGTGTGCACTCAGTGAAGGGGCTGGAGGCAAGGCTTTCAAAAGTAACAAGCCTCACAGAATATACCATAAAATGCCTACTCATGCATGCGAACAACAAAAGAGGGTCCTGATCAAAGGCTTCCTGCTAGAATGTCACAGTAGCATTAGACTGAGTAGGAGCTATGCCCTTACAAGACAGTTCAGCCGAACACTCCATTGGGAGCGGGACTTCTGTTCAGCCTGACacgtggggtgggggggataagagggtggggaggtggcAGCTCTGGATGGAGACAAGGTCCTTGTCACCTCCCTGTATGACTAGCaggcacccacccacccaagcaGTTCCAGTTCCCTCAGCATCAGAGCCTCCAAAATCAGCTGCCTCTGTTTGCAAAATGCCTCCCACCAATCTGGGTGCACCTTGTCCAGCCCCAAGCAGTGGAGAGCCCCACGTCCTCAGCAGCGTGGCCTTCTACTGAGAAGTCCTCCCGCCCTTTTCCAGCTGCTAATCTCAAGAGCTGTACTGTGTGGAGGTCACGGAGCAGACGCTCTATCTTGGCTCCCTCCCAACCAGGCTGGAGCTGTGAAGGCCTTGAGCACCGCTCCCTCCCGCGAGCAGTCACGTCCTCAAGTTTTTGTTCCTGaaacatggaggaggaggaggaggagccagatTGGGGGAGGTCTTGGCTCAGCTGGGCACCTAACAAGGTGTTTGGTGTCCCGGTCCCGTTAGGCCCTGCTGCCTGGAAGCTTCAGGTTCAGAATAGGCCAAgtccttcaaaacaaaacagcatcagGCTCCAAACGAGCCCCTCTCCTAACTTTGGGGAACTCATTTCTTCGGTAGTCAAAACGAGCAGACATGGGGTGGGTAAAAGTGGATTGCAAAAGCCACAAGTTATTTATTTACAACGGCGCGCCCGATCTCTACAAGCCCGAACGCCCGCGCTTGGCGCAGCGACCGCGTCCGCCACCCTCGAAGCAGCCGGCGGCCGTTGGCAACGCTCGGGGCCGGGGCGGGTGCAGGGCTTCCTTCGGCCCGGGTGCGGGGCGCGCGCGCGGCCGGCGGGTAGGGGCATGGCCTGCTTCCCCGTGTTCCCGTGCGGCCGCCCGCCACGACCCCGGCCCGGACCCCCCTCCCGCGGGCTCCCGGCGCGCGCGCTCACGTGTGGCCGCAGCTGCCGATGGCCACCGGCCGATAGTACACCTCCAGACAGATGGGACAGCTGAACTGCGCCTCCAGGCCGCTGTCGCCGCTCGCGGGCCCAGCTGGCGGCTGCCGCTGCTGTGCCGAGGCCACCAGGCTGCGGAACATCGCCATCCCCGGCCaggccgccgccaccaccgccgccgcccccTATCCAGGCCGGGAGGCCGGCGTCACTGCCGCGACGGCGCCGTGCTGGCGTCACCGCTCGCCCCGCCCCCTCCGCGTTGCGTCATGACAGCGTCCGCTTTGCGCTAATGTCATATCGCCGCGCCGACTCTCCATTACTGCGGACCTGTGGAGCATCTTCATGTGTCAGGCTGGTGAGGACTACGCGGGCCTGGCTCACCGGGAGCCTCCGCCCGAGCCACGGTCGGGGTAAGAGCCTTCTATACCAGGCCAGGGACAGCCCGCGTAGCCACCGACCGGCTCCCCTGCGCCCTTAGGGTCGCAGCGACCCGAAGGCCTCTTTGAGTCGGCAGCTAGAGTTAAGCATAGGCCCTGGTATGTGAGCCAGGCGCATCTTCTGCTGGCTCAGGCTGGGAAACGAGACCCTGGCTCCCCCAAGTTGGCTGCGGTGGGAGAATTTGCCATGTATGTTCTTATTCTCTCCAAAGCCGGGAGCAGAAATGTGTGAAGTGCGCAGAAGGCCTGCCGGTGGTGGTGATACGAGCGGGAGATGCCTTCTGCAGGTGAGACCTTGGCAGCCCTCCTTTCCAGGCTTGCTTTTTCCTTGTAAGGGAACGGTTACTTTATCTGAGCTTGGCCCTGACCACAAGTAGTGGTGGGAACCATTGGTAACGACCCCCGTCATCTAAACGAGGCTCACACCCGTATTTCCAACACTAGGGATTCCGTGACAGGAGAATTACTTCagattcgaggccagcttgggctacagagagaccctgtcaaacaGAATCCCACAAATTTCCTTGATGGGCCTAGTGGTAGGAAGATCTCTGGGGAAGAGTATGGAGTGCCCAGACTCGAGGGAAAGGTGCGTTGAAAGACAGGCATTTGGGGCAGTTGGAATCGCCCAGGGCAGGTCAAAACATCCTGGGAGCTTGGGCAGGAAGCTCCGGGTGGAAGTTGTTCCTTCTTTCACAGGATACCTGTTTATCTAACTGCCACAGAGATTTGGAAGGAGAGCTTCAGTCTTCTCTCAGGTCTTTGGACAGGAACAAGGGATTATTCCCATGGGAGCCACAGCAGGCCTCACATTTTATCTGTGACTTTAATGGGTCCCTCATACCTCTTGGATTACAACTGTTTTAATGTTTGACTGTTTTAACAAGATCTTTAGCTCCCCAAGGGCAGGAACATGGATCTCTGGTGTTATTCCTTTAATACCTAGTGGTATTAGCATAGCTTTGTATAGTGTACATTTGTTGAGTGAATGATGGTTTCACATTTCTAAGTCCCTTTGAATATctgagtctgttttttttttaaagattttctacAAAAGATTCTGGTGGAGGGGGCAGAAACTGATTTCCAGAGTCTTTCTTTTCACCTACCATGTTTGGGGAGCccagatttgaaagaaaatgtagtGTTACCAGGAATTATAACCTGGGCAAGGTAGGTACTGATTTAACAATTTAGGAGTAGCTGAAAATGAGGACTGTGCTGTCAGACAGGGTTCTGAGTTCTCCCTGCTTCCCCTTTGCACCTCAGAGAGGCAGTGCCTGTCTGTAGGGGCCTGGAAACAGATCAACATGTTTTTGAAAAGGCTTTAGTGATTTCACCCTGCTCTAATCTCGGTCCTTTCTTTTGCCGGCTCCTTCCTAAGCACCTGTGGGGCACTCTGCAGCTCACATTTGATGGGGTCTAGGTGGAGCCCTGGGAGTCACAACCAGGAAAGCTCCTCCATCCAACTCCCTCACCAGGCTCTGCCAGAGTGTCTGTGTGAAGATATTGCCTCTGAGGGTAGACACTGCCAAAGAGGGACAGTGTCCTCCATGGGGTCTTGGGCTGGTGGACAGGTACAGAGCAGCCTCTTTTTTGCATCTGTTCCAGGGATTGTTTCAAGGCGTTCTATGTCCACAAGTTCAGAGCCATGCTTGGGAAGAACCGACTCATCTTTCCTGGAGAGAAGGTACACATGGGGACTGGGTGCTTGGCTGTCAGTCCCTGCTGTCTTCCTGTATGTACATTTCTTCAGCTGGCCTGCTGTCTCTGGACTTTGGGGCTGTCTAAGAAATGAAGCAGACTTGCTCACGTTGAAGATGCATGTCCTTGCTGATGCTCTCACCCTACCCCAGGTGCTGTTGGCATGGTCTGGAGGGCCTTCGTCCAGCTCCATGGTCTGGCAAGTTCTTGAGGTATGTCTATACCATCCTCTCGGCCTAAGCTTCTGGATTGAGTTAACAGGGGCCTCTTTCCTCAGCCTACACTACAAAGTTTTTGGTTGACACTAGACAGAACACCCCCACCCTGGCTGGGACACCTGTAGGATCTCACATGTATATTCAGCAGGTATGCAATCCAGAAGTCCTATGCAGGGTCCCCAGCTACGTACCTGTTTAGCTGTATTTATTGGGACATAGTATCACAGTTTGGCCAGTTATGACTTGTGGGCAGAGAGAAGTATTTGTTGAAAACAGGGAGAAGTGGCCTAGGTAGAAGGGGGTGGGGCAGACAGACTGGGGACTCGAGCTGAGAATGCCTAACACTGCTGAGGGTATGCAGGGTTTCCTTGAGGGGCCCTGGCACAGAAGAAGGACCTACACACTCTTTTAACTGTGGGACACCAGCTAGAGGGCCAGAGGCAAGGCTGTAGTTGATAGAAGTCAGTGGTCTGAACTGAACTTGGTAAGTGGCAGTGCTGTTCCAGTGTGAATATCCTGTGTGGTACTTCTGGGGTTTTTGTCTTACCTGCTGGTCCCCTAAACCTGCACAAGTGGAGGTGAGATAGCTCACCATGGAGCCATTTGTCAGTGTCTGATACCACTCCTCTTGGGACTCTGCCCTGTCTTCCATGGGTTGTCACCTCTGTTCTTACATACCAAAGCACTTTCTGAGGGTTCTAAGGTGCCCAGAGGTGGTAAAGTGCCCCCACCACCCCATGGTCCAGCTGGTTGTCTCAAGCTGCTTAGGTGTCAGAAACAGACCAGAGAGGGTGGATTCTGGATTCTGAAGTTTCTGATACAGACAGGACATGTCCTCATATGGGAGGGAAGACTTGGGCCCACATCCCTCCTGTGGGGAAGGAAGACCAAGATCCACACTTTCTCCTGTGGGAGGGAAGACTTGGGCCCATACACTCCCCTCTGAGGAGGGGAGACCCAGGCAGTTTGGTCCACTGTCTGGAGAGTCTGAAGTCCAGAGAAATGCTTTTGGCCAGGTCTGAACCCTGACACTTCTCTTCCAGGGCCTGAGTCAGGATTCTGCAAAACGGCTACGCTTTGCACCAGGAGTCATCTATGTTGACGGTATGTCTGGCCACTCCTCGCTCAGTCCCCAGCAATGAGTAAACCCCAACAGGCCCTTTAGGGGACAGAGTTGTATTGAAGGGCCCGGGGATTGAAGACAGTGAGTTTAGAGCTACTCTTTGGGGATGAAAGACTAGGCAGTTTCTTTAGCTGTGAGGGGAGCCTGTTGGAAAACACCCAAAAAGAAAAGCCATTCCTGCCCTCACAGAAGCTTTCTCTGAAGAGCAGACCTGGTGGGACTCCCATGTGTGGTACTGACCACCTCAGCCTGTTCCATCAGGCTCTTCCTCCGTGACTCCTATGTACTCTCTACCTGGGTTTTACAGAGGGAGCGGCCTGTGGCCAGAGCCTAAAGGACAGAGGGAAGACCTTGGCTGAGGTGAAGCTGATCCTGCAAAACACTGGCTTCCCATGGCATGTGGTTGCCTTAGAGGAGGTAGGTGGGTCTGCCCCTGGTAGGGACCTTGGAGGAGATACCCATCAGAGCCACATGCTTGCTTACTGGAGCCATCCTGTGGGCCTCTTGCCCTGGGCCTTGGTTTTCCAACCATATTGGAGGGCAGGTCTGCGCCTTGGACTCAATGTCCCTTCTTCCATCCTGGAAGGTGTTCAGCTTGCCGCCATCAGTGCTGTGCTGTGCTTCCCAAGAGCCAGCAGGAACAGAGAAGGCCTACAAAACGGCAGTGGACAGCTTCCTGCAACAGCATCATGTGCTAGGGGTTGAGGGCTCTCCCAGCCCAGCTCAGGGGGAGGATCAGCCACACCCATCCCATAGCCAGGAACCCCTAGGCATGGCTGGGtcccccacagctgctcagaccgaGGCCCTGTCTAGGTTGTTCAACTCCATAAAGACACTGACAACCAAAGAGGAGCTGCTGCAGACGCTGAGGTGAgcgccccagccccagccctccctgGCATGTAGGACTCCAGCTCCAGCTTCTGTAATTCACCCCATCACAGGACCCATCTGATCGTGCATGTAGCCCGAACCCATGGCTACTGCAAGGTGATGACTGGGGAGAGCTGCACCCGCTTGGCCATCAAGCTTATGACCAACCTGGCCCTGGGGAGAGGGGCCTTCCTTGCTTGGGACACGGTATGCAGGGCCCGAAGGCCAGGGTCTATGTCCTCCTTCATATGAAAGCTCTGTTGGGTTACCCTGGGGCCTTCAGTAGACAGGCCTGGGACCCAACTGTAGATGGCGGTGGCAGTAAGAAGAGGCACTGCTAGGATCTGAGCCATTCAGTGTCTGCTCCCCAGGGCTTCTCCGATGAGCGGCATGGGGATGTGGTGTTGGTGAGGCCCATGCGGGACCACACGCTAAAGGAAGTGGCCTTCTACAACCACCTGTTTGGTGTTCCTTCAGTCTTCACCCCAGCTATTGAGACTAAGGTGGGCCTATGAGGAGAGCTGCATGGGCTGGTTGGGTGCATCTTCTCCAGATAGGGTCAGAAATCCCTGGTGTGGTGTTGGAGACCTGAATTGAATCCTTGCCAGCCAGCTTTAGCCCTTCCCTTAAAGCTGGCCTTGAGGCCCCAGCTGGTTCTCTGTGACCTTAGCACTTGCTGTCCTGCCTCTGAAAAGGCCAGTAGCAGTGTCTGTGTATCCAAGCATGCCTTGTATCCTGGAAGACCAGGCTGGTACCCCTAAGGAGGTGATGTGGAGGGAGAGGTGTCCCTGAGGTGAAGGGGTGGCAAGATGACCTGTCATCCACACTGTGTGAATCCTGTGCTGTTCTCAGTCTCCTGGGGCTGGCCATGTGAAGTCCATGGTACTTGCTTCAGGTGCCCCTCGGCCCTTCTAAACGCCCCCATCTGATCGTCCCTAGGCTCCAGAAAAGGCTAGCATCCACCGGCTGATGGAGGCCTTTATCCTGAGGTTGCAGACTATGTTCCCCTCTACAGTCAGTactgtgtacaggtgtgtgtgccactgggGATGCTGTTGAGCCTGCCCACTCTTGAGGGGAGCAGAGCCCATGACTGGGGGGCATACTTGTTACCTGTCCCTGTTTGTCTATGCACCTGCCAATAGGACAAGTGAGAAGTTGGTCAAGGCTCCCCGGGAGGGCTGTGCCACTGGCCCCTCAGGCCACAACTGCCTCCTCTGCATGTGTACACTGGACATTGACACTGCTGGTGAGTGCAGGGCCTTCTTGGAGTGCTGTGTCGGGTGGTTATTTGGCTGCCCCAGGGTCCCTCAGCTCCTCTCTATTGCAGACAGTGCCACGGCCTTTGGTGCTCAGTCCTCCTCACATGTCTCCCAGATGCTGCCTGCTGAGACTAAGATGCCTACCCCACCCTGCTGTGGTGCAGGGGAGGGTCAGGCCCAGAGCTACCACAGGGGTGTTGGCAGGAGGTAAGACCCTGCCTGTGTCCTGCCCTATGGATAGGTGGAGGGGTCAGGAAGACTGGCCTTAAACAGGGTTCAGAGTGAGACCAGGTACACAAGTTCAGTTCTGCTTCTACAGGGGAGATGTCAATGCCTGCATCATAGAACAGCTGTGTTATAGCTGCCGGGTGAACATGAAGGACCTGGTGAGTGGCTGTCCATATGTCCCTGTGagctgtccccactgtccccatGGTTTCTCACACTGCCACCTCTTCTAGCCTTCCCTGGACCCATTGCCACCTTACGTCCTGGCTGAGGCTCAGCTCCGCAGCCAGAGGTAATGCCTGCTCTTTGGGGAGATCTCTGGGGAGACCCCGAGGACTGGTTTTCACTGCAAGTCTCCCTTAGGGCCTGGGTCTCTCAAGAAATCCAAGAATATCTGATtacagacaatgaagaagaagaggaggaggaaaacagagCTGAGCCTGGGCATACCCAGCCATGCAAACCCATTAAGCAGGAAGGCGAGAACACTGGGCTTGGTCTCTGACTGTCcgtttgtataaataaaatgtttttacttagAAAACTCTACAGTACTTGTGGGAAGGGAGAGCCAGGCCCCCAGACCCAGTGTGGCTAGCCCTGAGCTACACTGGGCCCCCAGCCCAACAGGCGGGGACACAACAGGTAGGGACACAGTGTCCCTTTGACAGCAGCATCATCAGGGCTTACATGGGCCAGGAGGATGTGTCACAGCTCGTGGCCTCAGGCAGCTCCACTCCTATCCAAGGAGCTCTGCCAGCCCTGGTGGCCATGCTGCCCTGGGGCAGCTCCTTCATTCCCGGTGCCCAGGAGCCAGGCTCCTACTCCTTCTCACGTGTCCACTTGATCATGGTCTCTGGTGAGCGGTACAGGAAGATGAGCTTGGCATatagctcctcctccagctccagctcccggGTCTCCCGCACCAAGAAGATATCCTGGCATAGTTTGAGGATGCGGTCCACACACGGCAGCTCCTCGAACATGATGGAGTGTGAGATATCACTGAAGAAGCCCCGCATAAACTTGCCAACAACCAGCACAATGGACACGTATAGCCCCACAATCCTGTTGGGAAAGGCATGTGAACTAGGACCACTCAGAACTGCCCCGGGGGAGGCAGACTACAGGGGATTCCTCTGCAGTACTCACCCGTAGCCAGCCAGGAAGCCGAGGCTAGGTGGGCTGACCTTGTCGCTGAAGATGACCATGGGCAGCAGGTTGCAGTCAGCTTGGCAGTCCTGCAGCTCAATCACCCACCACTCCAGGAAGTCAGAGGCCTTTGTGTCTGCTTTCTCCCCAGAGGCCCCTGTGCCCACTTGCTCCCTCCGCAGCTGGATGCGCACACCAAGATAGTCGTCTTCCTCATCTGAGTTAAATGAGGTAGTTAAGCATCGGGCTAGCACCCACCCCTGGCCTAGGCGGTATCCCAGCACCCTGGTCCCACACTCACCTGGCTGCAGCTGCTTCACAGGATTGGCTTCAGGCCCATTGGGAGCACGAATGTATTTGGGGAAGAGGTGGGGAATGACCCTGTGGAAGGAGTCAGCAAGTCAGGGGCATCTTAAGCTCCCCTGCCCACCTGTCCCACCACGGTGGCCTCCACTCACACTGACTGGTCAGGTCTGCCCTCGAGCAGTTGGGCCAACTGCCTCCGTTCTGTACTGTTGGGGGCCAGCTCCAAGGTGTGCTTCTCATTGGTATACTCCACTTTGCCACCCTTGGCCAGGTCCCTAGGGGGTGGGCAGTGTTAGGCAGTGTGGAGCATCCCCTAGACCCCTGTAAGCACAGGACCCACCTTTGGAAATTCCAGGTGAAGCGTAGCGTGATGTCAGCTGTGCCATTGTACAGCTCCTGCTTCATCTGGGCCCGGCTTGGGGGGCTGATGCGCCACAGTGCCCCAGAGCTGCCCTCAATCTGTGCAGTGACGATGTCCTCTGGACTGTACTGGCTAATGAACTGCATGGCTAGCTATGTGGAGCATACCTCAGTTAGGGACAGCGGGTTACCTTTTCCCTGCCAGCCCACCTCACACCAAGTGGATACAGTGCAAGTCACTTACTGGGTAGGGGTCAAACTGCTGGGACAGCTCCTCGTAGGCCTGGGGCGTGAAAGGCACTATGGATGGCTGCTGGGCGCTCATGGTGAACAGCGGCTAGGGATGGGATGCATGATCAGCACAGAGCCACCCACAGCCTGCAAGGAGTGGCTGTATCCTCGTTAATGGGGAATGGGCGGGCTGGAGGCCAGCTACTCACCTCATAGCCGCCCAGCTTGAGGGTAACAGTTACATCAATGGGCTGGTTGACGACACCCACCACAGAGCGTATCAGTGACATGAAAAGCAGTGGGAACCAGATGATAGCGATGAGGAAGAGGATGATGAGGCCACCCATACCATACTTgacaattttcttcttcttctgtccttTGGGTTGTGGGTATTTCTGGAAGGGAGATACTGGTCACCCTCCCAGCCTCTTGGCTGCAGGCCATAAGCCTCAACCTGGTGTCATTGAGTAGGCCTGAGGTCAGAAATAATAGGGTCAGTTGCTTTAGTGAGTGGGGCTGGGACATTAGCTGCATGCCACACTCACAAGAGAAGGGAGCCTACTTTCTGCACAGCTGCAAGCAAGGACACTGGAGCAAAGAGCTTGATGTGAGTTTAAATGCCCCAGAAGACACATCTCTGCAATCTTACAGACTTTCGGGGACACCAGAAGTgaacaaacacaaaagagaaaacagtattttttaaattaactttgtgTTTCAAAAGTGATGAGAAGGCACTACTCTTGTATAAGTccagagttcaatttccagaattcATGTTGGATGGCTCataaactgtaactccagctccagaggaatctggtgccctcttctagtctccatgggcacctgcacttatgtgtacccacacacgtacacataattatgaataataatttttttaagcaaGGACAACCAGGGCATGAGAGAGTGCAGAGAGCCATGTGATGGGATGGAATAGCCAGAGTCTACAAAGAATGCTTACAAATCTAACAGATAACCTGACCACACCTAGGATGTGATCTGAATAGATGTTTCTAGATCATCAGGCAGCAGCACATGGCCTGTCAAACAGTGGAACTTCAGTTAGCTGGTGAGAGAGATGCAGCCACTTCACAAACAGTTCACAATGACAGATCAGTGACCTCCTAAGTTCCATGTATAAGcagacacacacagtgaaaacagCAGCAGTCCACCCATGGAAAGGGGGAGACACTGGGGTCTCTGCACTCCATGGAAGCTATTACATGGTCTAAGGAGTGGAGGAGTACTGGCCCACTACAAGGAAGAACCTTGAGAACACAGGTGAGGAGAAGAAGCCTGGTACTAAATGGATCTGTGTTATCAAATGGGCAAACCATAGACAGGAAGTAGACTATAGACCACGAGGGgtggagaggggaagtggggagcaATTAATAAaggggacagggtttcttgttGGGGTGGTGATATCCTAAAGCTGGCTGCAATGGTGAGTGCATGTACTTTGTGAATATACTAAACCAAGAAACAGCCCTGGTAACAAACAGCTAATAAATATCTGCCTGCTGCCACCTCCCAAACCcaagggcccagtccactgtccCCTGCTGGCCCCTAGACCCACTGCAGCTGTCCATGAGATCTAGAAAGCTCCTTTCTCTGGGCTGCTGGGCATGTGGGTTGTAAACTCCCAAGAGCTATCCACCCATCCTCTGCCCTGGCACCTTCTCTGTTTCTCGGCTGCATTTGATGATGAAGATGTTGGCATAGATGTCTTCTACACACATCCAGTTGGACAGGGACAGTGTGGTGTCAGTCCATACCCAGTCCATGACTGCCCGCAGCTCCACCAGGAATGGCACTAGCCGGAACCTGCCGAGGCCAGGGGTCCATTAGCAGGGACAGCCTACACTGGCTTCTACCTGCTCTTCATGATCCCTAGGCAGACCACACTCACCCCTGGAAAAGGAAGAGGTTTACATGATTGTACTTCTTGGTGAGGAAGTTGCCCAGGATACGGGTGGGGTAGCCGCAGCGGATCTGGTAGGCAGACAGGGCAAAGTAAATGCACTTCACGAAGTACCACAGCTGGGCCACTGCATTCTGGCTGAACATTCTGAATGGAACAGGGACAGGATGTCAGGGAGGGTGAAACTGACAGAAACAGTTCTGGAGGCCAACCCAAACTGTGCCACACCCAGAGTGTATAGTGAGTGCATCAGGGCAGACTGAAGTCCCCGGGTGCGGTGCCTCACATCACCTACCTCTCAGTGACGGCTGGTAAGATAAAGAACATCCAGAGGTGAATAGCCACCACCAGGACCACCTGAAAGGCCAGCTTGCCCAGTACAGTCTTGCGCAGGTAGAGGGCACGGTCAATGACCATGGTGCTGAACTGGACCAGCAGCATGAACAGGAAGGCCTCTGGCACCTGGTCATCTGACAGTGAGGATGCGATGTCGGTGGCTGCCGAGTGCTTCTGTAGTAGAGGGCACAGGTTATGGAGATGGAGCTGTGGCGCACCTGAGAGTTCTGAGCCCATGCACTCCAAAGGCCTAGAAGTCAGTCATCCACTCTGGAGTCCCAGGTCAACTTACCCCAAAAGCCCAGAAaccaaagatgatgatgataaaatcaACAATGTCAGCCAGGAACATGAGAGCATAGACATCTGTGGCTGCTCGGTATTTGGTGTGCAGAATGTCATGGAAGAAACGCCGCAGGGGTTGATAGATGCCCTGAGCTCTGTGGATGGACAGCCTCAGAGGGTGGGTATCCAGCGAGGGACTGACTACCTTCCTGCCCTATTGCCCACCATTCCCAGCCAGGTTACTCACAGTGACAGGCAGAAGCTCTGCAGCCGGTGCCCAGCTGCCTTCATTCTTTCCTGAACCTTCCATCTTCCTCGAGCATGATGTGGGCTCTTTCTCCCTGAAgcttctttttctgcctcctcctctgcctcctcctcagccCCTGTGTGTATGTCCAGGGAAATATCAGTGAACCCACCAGGGACTAGCTGTCCACTCCAGAAAGCTAACGTCACCCCTCTTTGCAGACAGCACAGGAACCTCCCCACAGTCACCCGGGGGAGCAAATGCTGCTGTGTCCTTTCTTGGGGTAGCCTTGAGACTTCAGCCTAGGCTCATAGACATCTCATCCTGGGTGTAGGGACAACTCCAAGGACAGATACAGGGAGAGTACCGAGCAGTTGTGTGCTTCTCAAAGGGTTGTCCCTGTGCTGGGCTGGCCATCTGTGTCTCCTGCCCTCCCAGGAATCTGCAGGGGTCTAGCCTGGACTCTCACCCATAGCTGCTGCTCCTTTGGGTCCTGgagtcttcttcttcctcctgaagCGTATGCTGATGTGCCTCTTGTGCTGGGGCTTAGGGTCCTCTAGGGGCTCTTGGATCCCATCCTTAGATCTAACATTTCCTTTCCCTTGGGTGTGGTCCCTGGGGGTACCAGCCAACACCAGCTCCTCAGGATGCCCAGTGCCTGCCTCGGGCTGCGATTCCAGCACAGCTTCTgactcttcctcagcctcctggtcCTTCTCACTACTCCTGCAGTGGTCCTTGGAGA
Coding sequences:
- the Ctu2 gene encoding cytoplasmic tRNA 2-thiolation protein 2 isoform X2 translates to MGLVVGRSLGKSMECPDSRERDCFKAFYVHKFRAMLGKNRLIFPGEKVLLAWSGGPSSSSMVWQVLEGLSQDSAKRLRFAPGVIYVDEGAACGQSLKDRGKTLAEVKLILQNTGFPWHVVALEEVFSLPPSVLCCASQEPAGTEKAYKTAVDSFLQQHHVLGVEGSPSPAQGEDQPHPSHSQEPLGMAGSPTAAQTEALSRLFNSIKTLTTKEELLQTLRTHLIVHVARTHGYCKVMTGESCTRLAIKLMTNLALGRGAFLAWDTGFSDERHGDVVLVRPMRDHTLKEVAFYNHLFGVPSVFTPAIETKAPEKASIHRLMEAFILRLQTMFPSTVSTVYRTSEKLVKAPREGCATGPSGHNCLLCMCTLDIDTADSATAFGAQSSSHVSQMLPAETKMPTPPCCGAGEGQAQSYHRGVGRRGDVNACIIEQLCYSCRVNMKDLPSLDPLPPYVLAEAQLRSQRAWVSQEIQEYLITDNEEEEEEENRAEPGHTQPCKPIKQEGENTGLGL
- the Ctu2 gene encoding cytoplasmic tRNA 2-thiolation protein 2 isoform X1, with amino-acid sequence MCQAGEDYAGLAHREPPPEPRSGREQKCVKCAEGLPVVVIRAGDAFCRDCFKAFYVHKFRAMLGKNRLIFPGEKVLLAWSGGPSSSSMVWQVLEGLSQDSAKRLRFAPGVIYVDEGAACGQSLKDRGKTLAEVKLILQNTGFPWHVVALEEVFSLPPSVLCCASQEPAGTEKAYKTAVDSFLQQHHVLGVEGSPSPAQGEDQPHPSHSQEPLGMAGSPTAAQTEALSRLFNSIKTLTTKEELLQTLRTHLIVHVARTHGYCKVMTGESCTRLAIKLMTNLALGRGAFLAWDTGFSDERHGDVVLVRPMRDHTLKEVAFYNHLFGVPSVFTPAIETKAPEKASIHRLMEAFILRLQTMFPSTVSTVYRTSEKLVKAPREGCATGPSGHNCLLCMCTLDIDTADSATAFGAQSSSHVSQMLPAETKMPTPPCCGAGEGQAQSYHRGVGRRGDVNACIIEQLCYSCRVNMKDLPSLDPLPPYVLAEAQLRSQRAWVSQEIQEYLITDNEEEEEEENRAEPGHTQPCKPIKQEGENTGLGL